A section of the Flavobacterium sp. CG_23.5 genome encodes:
- a CDS encoding sterol desaturase family protein, translating to MVEYGKILVFVMPIFLILIILEKLYGHYKGENTAPNMDSISSVSSGMVNSVKDVLGLSITLISYDWIASKIAIFHLEATIMAYIIGFIAIDFYGYWSHRLSHQINFLWNKHAIHHSSEEFNLACALRQPVSSFVNLFTFLLIPAALLGVPSKVIAITLPVHLFLQFWYHTKHIKKIGFLENILVSPSHHRVHHAINPEYMDKNHSQIFIIWDKLFGTFQEELETVPPVFGITRPAKTWNPIRINFQHLWLMITDAWRAENWKDKFTIWFKPTGWRPENFEEKYPVHKITNVYDFEKYSTNHSKKLMIWSMFQAIITLLFITYLYNSIAIIGLPNVFVYGAFIFVTVYSYTELMDTRKISIFWESIRFIFGISIITYFGDWFSMNQLFPYANYIIIGYLTLSLIATLYFVSVNFEKEKVVLS from the coding sequence ATGGTAGAATACGGTAAAATTTTAGTGTTTGTGATGCCCATTTTTTTAATATTAATTATATTAGAAAAACTTTATGGACATTATAAAGGAGAAAACACGGCTCCTAATATGGATTCTATTTCGAGCGTAAGTTCAGGAATGGTCAATTCTGTGAAGGATGTTTTGGGGCTTAGTATTACCCTAATATCCTATGATTGGATTGCTTCAAAAATTGCCATTTTCCATTTGGAGGCTACCATCATGGCTTATATAATTGGTTTTATAGCTATCGATTTTTATGGGTATTGGAGTCATCGCTTGTCACATCAAATTAATTTTTTATGGAACAAACATGCTATACATCACAGCAGTGAAGAGTTTAACTTAGCGTGTGCTTTGCGTCAGCCAGTATCGAGTTTTGTTAATTTATTTACCTTTTTATTGATTCCTGCAGCGTTGCTGGGCGTTCCGTCTAAAGTCATTGCAATTACGCTTCCTGTACATCTATTTCTTCAATTTTGGTATCATACGAAACACATAAAAAAAATCGGTTTTCTTGAAAACATACTCGTTTCACCATCTCATCACAGGGTGCATCATGCTATCAACCCAGAATATATGGATAAAAATCATTCTCAAATATTTATTATTTGGGACAAGTTGTTCGGAACTTTTCAGGAAGAGTTAGAAACGGTTCCTCCTGTTTTTGGAATCACGAGACCTGCAAAAACCTGGAATCCCATTCGAATAAACTTTCAACATTTATGGTTAATGATTACCGATGCTTGGCGTGCTGAAAATTGGAAAGACAAATTTACCATTTGGTTTAAACCAACCGGTTGGCGTCCAGAAAATTTTGAAGAAAAATACCCAGTACACAAAATCACGAACGTATATGATTTTGAAAAATACAGCACAAATCACTCTAAAAAACTAATGATTTGGTCAATGTTTCAAGCCATAATTACTTTATTATTTATTACTTATCTCTATAATTCTATTGCCATAATTGGTTTACCAAATGTATTTGTATATGGAGCCTTCATCTTTGTCACTGTTTACAGTTATACGGAATTGATGGATACTCGAAAGATTTCAATATTTTGGGAAAGCATCCGATTTATTTTTGGAATCTCCATTATCACTTATTTTGGTGACTGGTTTTCAATGAATCAGCTTTTCCCGTACGCAAATTATATTATTATTGGATATCTCACGTTATCCTTAATAGCCACGCTCTACTTTGTAAGTGTAAATTTCGAAAAAGAAAAAGTAGTTTTATCATAA
- a CDS encoding ATP-dependent Clp protease adaptor ClpS — protein MSTKEKVREKVSKKEVTSINNEIVVYNDDVNTFDHVIDTLIRVCQHTAEQAEQCSLIVHYNGKCTVKTGPYDKLKPQCSQLLEAGLSAEIV, from the coding sequence ATGAGTACCAAAGAAAAAGTAAGAGAAAAAGTCAGCAAGAAAGAAGTTACATCAATAAATAACGAAATTGTAGTTTATAATGATGATGTAAATACTTTTGATCACGTAATAGATACTCTTATACGTGTTTGCCAACACACGGCCGAACAAGCAGAACAATGTTCTTTAATCGTGCATTATAATGGAAAATGTACGGTAAAAACGGGTCCTTATGACAAACTAAAACCGCAATGCAGTCAATTACTCGAAGCAGGATTGAGTGCAGAAATTGTATAA
- a CDS encoding class I SAM-dependent methyltransferase, with the protein MEISRKNHWETVYETKQPNEVSWTQEKPHTSLDFIRETNLGKSAKIIDIGGGDSKLVDFLLEQGYENLTVLDISASALERAKIRLGDKADRVTWIVSDITEFEPDTNYDIWHDRATFHFLITEDQINQYVKIAQKWISGYLIIGTFSEEGPSKCSGLEIKQYTETSLENQFQKEFEKLKCINEDHKTPFETIQNFIFCIFRRR; encoded by the coding sequence ATGGAAATTAGTAGAAAAAATCATTGGGAAACTGTTTATGAAACTAAACAGCCCAATGAAGTAAGTTGGACACAAGAAAAACCTCATACTTCTCTTGATTTTATTCGAGAAACCAATTTGGGTAAATCGGCAAAAATTATAGATATTGGAGGTGGCGACAGTAAACTAGTTGATTTTCTATTAGAACAAGGTTACGAAAATTTAACTGTTTTAGACATATCGGCTAGTGCGTTAGAACGAGCTAAAATTCGTTTGGGAGATAAAGCTGACAGGGTTACATGGATCGTTTCAGATATCACTGAATTTGAACCTGACACCAATTATGATATTTGGCATGACCGGGCTACCTTTCATTTCTTGATTACAGAGGATCAGATAAATCAATATGTTAAAATAGCTCAAAAATGGATTAGCGGATATTTAATTATTGGCACATTTTCTGAAGAAGGTCCTAGCAAATGTAGCGGACTTGAGATAAAACAGTACACCGAAACAAGTTTAGAAAATCAATTTCAGAAAGAATTTGAAAAATTAAAATGCATTAACGAAGATCACAAAACGCCTTTTGAAACTATACAAAATTTTATATTTTGTATTTTTAGGAGAAGATAA
- the prmA gene encoding 50S ribosomal protein L11 methyltransferase: MSNIYIGYHFTIEPKELGSEILIAELGEKAFESFAETETGISAFVQKDLWDETILDNIYILQSEEFKIDYTFEEIEQVNWNEEWEKNFEPIDVEGNCHVRAPFHPKTDAEFDIVIEPKMSFGTGHHETTHMMIQHLLEIDVTGMKTLDIGCGTAILAILAEMKGAQPIDAIDIDNWCYLNSIENAERNNCKHITVYEGDASLLKDKKYDLIIANINRNILLNDMQSYFDCLNPKGTLLLSGFYEEDIPFIDSSCTEKGLHYVKKFQKNNWVSLKYVI, from the coding sequence ATGTCAAACATATATATAGGTTATCATTTTACCATCGAACCAAAAGAACTAGGTTCGGAAATATTAATTGCCGAATTAGGCGAAAAAGCATTTGAAAGTTTTGCAGAAACGGAAACTGGTATTTCTGCTTTTGTGCAAAAAGATTTATGGGATGAAACTATTCTAGATAATATTTACATTTTGCAATCTGAGGAATTTAAAATTGACTATACTTTTGAGGAAATCGAACAAGTGAATTGGAATGAGGAATGGGAAAAGAATTTTGAACCTATAGATGTAGAAGGAAATTGCCATGTTCGTGCCCCTTTTCATCCAAAAACTGATGCCGAATTTGATATTGTAATCGAACCGAAGATGAGTTTTGGAACTGGTCATCATGAGACTACACACATGATGATTCAGCATTTATTAGAAATAGATGTTACAGGAATGAAAACGTTGGATATTGGTTGCGGAACAGCAATTTTAGCTATTCTTGCCGAAATGAAGGGAGCACAACCAATTGACGCCATTGACATCGATAATTGGTGTTATTTGAATTCTATAGAAAATGCGGAACGCAATAATTGTAAACACATTACAGTTTATGAAGGAGATGCATCTTTATTAAAAGACAAAAAATACGATTTAATTATAGCGAATATTAACAGAAATATTCTGTTGAACGACATGCAAAGTTACTTTGATTGTTTGAATCCAAAAGGAACTCTTTTATTAAGCGGTTTTTATGAAGAAGACATCCCGTTTATAGACTCTTCTTGTACGGAAAAAGGTCTACATTATGTTAAAAAGTTCCAAAAAAATAATTGGGTTTCTTTAAAATACGTAATTTAG
- the tpiA gene encoding triose-phosphate isomerase — MRKKIVAGNWKMHKNAEQTEDLLNELIAKIPTETTAQVIVAPTFVNLASAVDHLEFTNIDVAAQNMHQAESGAFTGEISADMLQSVGVNIVILGHSERRAIFNETDALIASKVNSALEHDMTIIFCFGEELKDRQSKNHFNIVENQLKDGLFSIEASDWGNIVLAYEPVWAIGTGETASPEQAQEMHEFIRETVRKAFGSDIAEDVSILYGGSVKPENAKEIFSKPDVDGGLIGGAALKADDFIAIVNAI, encoded by the coding sequence ATGAGAAAGAAGATTGTAGCAGGAAACTGGAAAATGCATAAAAATGCAGAGCAAACTGAAGATCTATTGAATGAGCTAATCGCTAAAATACCAACTGAAACTACAGCACAAGTAATAGTTGCTCCTACTTTTGTTAATTTGGCTTCTGCTGTTGATCATTTGGAATTCACAAACATTGATGTGGCTGCCCAAAATATGCATCAAGCGGAAAGTGGCGCTTTTACCGGTGAAATTTCTGCTGATATGTTGCAAAGTGTAGGTGTAAATATCGTAATTCTTGGGCATTCAGAACGAAGAGCTATTTTTAATGAAACAGATGCATTAATTGCCAGTAAAGTAAATTCAGCTTTGGAACATGACATGACCATTATCTTTTGTTTTGGCGAAGAATTAAAAGACCGTCAATCTAAGAATCATTTTAATATTGTTGAAAATCAATTAAAAGATGGTTTATTTAGTATTGAAGCATCAGATTGGGGAAATATAGTTTTGGCGTATGAACCAGTATGGGCTATAGGAACAGGAGAAACTGCTTCTCCAGAACAAGCGCAAGAAATGCATGAATTCATTAGAGAAACAGTTCGTAAAGCTTTTGGAAGTGATATTGCTGAAGATGTATCAATTCTATATGGTGGAAGCGTTAAACCTGAAAATGCGAAAGAAATTTTCTCGAAACCAGATGTAGACGGAGGTCTTATAGGTGGAGCCGCACTAAAAGCTGATGATTTCATAGCTATTGTAAATGCTATTTAA
- a CDS encoding TlpA family protein disulfide reductase — protein MKKIFALLIVIATFSCTNAQQKTKFSKKALSETLLSPDGSQVAFKNIIKKYKGKTLVIEVWASWCGDCVKAMPKIKELQANNPNVAYVFISMDKAADKWKMGVEKHELKGDHFMANDQMKGVFGKAIDLDWIPRYIILDKTGKIVLYRAIETDFDKINETLKKLK, from the coding sequence ATGAAAAAAATATTCGCTTTATTAATTGTTATCGCAACATTTTCATGTACCAACGCGCAACAAAAGACAAAATTCTCAAAAAAGGCATTATCAGAAACATTATTATCTCCTGATGGAAGTCAAGTTGCTTTTAAGAATATCATAAAAAAATATAAAGGAAAAACGCTTGTAATAGAAGTTTGGGCTTCCTGGTGCGGTGATTGTGTAAAAGCAATGCCTAAAATTAAAGAATTACAAGCAAATAATCCTAACGTTGCTTATGTTTTCATTTCTATGGACAAAGCAGCTGACAAATGGAAAATGGGTGTTGAAAAACACGAATTAAAAGGAGATCACTTCATGGCAAATGATCAAATGAAAGGAGTATTTGGAAAAGCTATAGATTTAGATTGGATTCCAAGATATATTATTTTAGACAAAACAGGAAAAATTGTTTTATATCGTGCCATAGAAACTGATTTTGACAAAATAAATGAAACGTTAAAAAAATTGAAATAA
- a CDS encoding BT_3928 family protein produces the protein MKNIITQFSRIFVGILFIISGLIKLNDPLGFSYKLAEYFSEPVFNMSFLEPFALALALFLVTVEVVLGVMLLIGYKSKFTIWSLLLLIVFFTFLTFYSAYFDVVKDCGCFGDALHLTPWQSFTKDVVLLFFILILFYNKKLVKPLFGNTTQNILAFASIAACAFMGYWVLNHLPFIDFRPFKVGNNIQKGMRIPDGAPKSVVEMVFIYKVNGVDKEFTEKDLMNIPAGATFVDRKDKVITEGYVPPIHDFAMAKDGSDYKDEFLQEPKVVMIVAYDLIHADKAGLLKLEKLNLDAKAKGYKVIGMTASTPEDIAKTNKQFGYTFDFYFCDAIPLKTIERANPSIVILNHGTILQKVHYNDIQDLKL, from the coding sequence ATGAAAAATATAATTACTCAATTTTCAAGAATTTTCGTTGGAATCTTATTCATTATTTCGGGATTAATAAAATTAAATGATCCGCTTGGGTTCTCTTATAAACTGGCAGAATATTTTAGTGAACCTGTTTTCAATATGTCTTTTTTGGAGCCGTTCGCATTGGCCCTAGCCTTATTTTTAGTGACCGTTGAAGTGGTTTTGGGTGTTATGTTGCTCATTGGTTACAAATCTAAATTCACGATTTGGAGTTTGTTATTACTGATTGTATTTTTCACATTCTTAACTTTTTATTCGGCTTATTTTGATGTCGTAAAAGATTGTGGTTGTTTTGGTGATGCCTTACATCTTACCCCATGGCAATCCTTCACTAAAGATGTGGTTTTGTTGTTTTTCATCCTTATCTTGTTTTATAACAAAAAATTAGTCAAACCTTTATTTGGAAATACCACGCAAAACATCCTAGCGTTTGCAAGCATTGCTGCCTGTGCCTTTATGGGGTATTGGGTTTTAAACCATTTGCCATTTATTGATTTTCGACCTTTTAAAGTTGGAAACAATATCCAAAAAGGAATGAGAATTCCGGATGGTGCGCCAAAAAGTGTAGTAGAAATGGTTTTTATCTATAAAGTAAACGGCGTTGACAAGGAATTTACAGAGAAGGATTTAATGAATATTCCGGCTGGAGCGACTTTTGTAGATAGAAAAGACAAGGTAATTACAGAAGGTTACGTTCCTCCAATTCATGATTTTGCTATGGCAAAAGACGGTTCTGATTATAAAGATGAATTTTTACAAGAACCAAAAGTGGTCATGATCGTCGCCTATGATTTAATTCATGCGGACAAAGCGGGTTTATTGAAACTAGAAAAGCTGAATTTAGATGCTAAAGCAAAAGGGTATAAAGTAATTGGTATGACGGCTTCAACTCCAGAAGATATTGCTAAAACAAACAAACAATTCGGATATACTTTTGATTTTTATTTTTGTGATGCTATCCCTTTGAAAACAATTGAAAGAGCTAATCCAAGCATTGTGATTTTGAATCACGGAACGATTTTGCAAAAAGTACATTATAACGATATTCAAGACTTGAAATTGTAA
- a CDS encoding DUF1599 domain-containing protein: MKNTSKEYDSVIAICRTLFINKMKDYGCAWRILRLPSLTDQIYIKAQRIRSLQENEVRKIDEDEAGEFIGIINYSIMALIQLELGVVDQPDLDVAKATELYDAKIKLTKDLMLDKNHDYGEAWREMRVSSLTDLILQKLLRVKQIEDNKGKTLVSEGIDANYQDMINYAVFALILMGFGNQK, from the coding sequence ATGAAGAATACGTCAAAGGAATATGATTCTGTGATTGCGATCTGTCGCACATTATTTATCAACAAAATGAAAGATTATGGATGTGCATGGCGTATTTTGAGATTGCCTTCATTGACGGATCAAATTTACATAAAAGCACAGAGAATCAGAAGCTTACAAGAAAATGAAGTTCGTAAAATTGATGAAGATGAAGCAGGAGAATTCATCGGCATTATCAATTATTCGATAATGGCTCTAATTCAATTAGAATTAGGTGTTGTGGATCAACCTGATTTAGATGTTGCGAAAGCAACCGAATTGTACGATGCAAAAATAAAACTAACCAAAGATTTAATGCTGGATAAAAATCATGATTATGGGGAAGCTTGGCGCGAAATGCGTGTCAGTTCACTTACTGATCTTATTTTGCAAAAACTACTTCGTGTTAAACAAATTGAAGATAATAAGGGAAAAACATTAGTTTCCGAAGGAATTGACGCTAATTATCAAGATATGATAAATTATGCCGTTTTTGCTTTAATTTTAATGGGTTTTGGTAATCAAAAATAA
- the folP gene encoding dihydropteroate synthase: protein MTINCKAQLIDLSTPKVMGILNVTPNSFFDGGKYKNENEILSQVEIMITEGASFIDIGAYSSKPNAEFVSEEEEISRLIPSIDLILKHFPETILSIDTFRSEVAKASIESGAGIINDISAGHLDDKMLAVIGKYNVPYIMMHMRGTPQTMQALTDYDDIVEEMLLYFSERIAKARSFGINDLIIDPGFGFAKTMDQNYEVFEKIELFNMLELPLLVGISRKSMIYKTLNTSIEEALNGTTILNTIALTKGAKILRVHDVKEAIQCVTLYNKINS, encoded by the coding sequence ATGACTATTAATTGCAAAGCACAACTCATTGACTTATCAACTCCCAAAGTAATGGGAATTTTGAACGTTACACCCAACTCTTTTTTTGATGGTGGAAAATATAAAAATGAAAACGAAATACTTTCTCAAGTCGAAATAATGATAACCGAAGGTGCTAGCTTCATTGATATTGGTGCCTATTCCAGTAAACCTAATGCAGAGTTTGTATCAGAAGAAGAGGAGATTTCAAGATTAATTCCTTCGATTGATTTGATTCTAAAACATTTTCCTGAAACGATTCTTTCGATAGATACTTTTAGAAGCGAAGTGGCCAAAGCCAGTATCGAAAGTGGCGCGGGCATCATCAATGATATTTCGGCAGGACATTTAGATGATAAAATGTTGGCGGTAATTGGTAAATATAATGTTCCTTACATTATGATGCACATGAGAGGAACACCGCAAACCATGCAAGCCTTAACGGATTATGATGATATTGTAGAAGAAATGTTGCTTTATTTTTCGGAACGAATTGCAAAAGCCAGAAGTTTTGGAATCAATGATTTAATAATCGATCCCGGTTTTGGCTTTGCCAAAACGATGGATCAAAATTACGAAGTTTTTGAAAAAATAGAATTGTTTAATATGCTTGAGTTGCCGCTTCTGGTTGGAATTTCAAGAAAATCAATGATTTATAAAACATTAAATACTAGTATTGAAGAAGCCTTAAACGGAACCACAATATTAAATACCATAGCATTAACAAAGGGTGCAAAAATTCTTCGTGTTCACGATGTAAAAGAAGCAATTCAGTGTGTAACTTTATATAATAAAATCAATTCATAA
- a CDS encoding CHRD domain-containing protein: MKNLIRLFALSFFVLVITSCSDNNSNSGPSITTFTATLNGANEVPANNSTASGTATLSFNNTTKIFTITVTHTLAAAAAGHIHMGAAGTNGSVVFPFTSLTSPINYTSIALTTAQEADLKADMYYVNIHSSTFSGGEIRGQLLKGATTGGSTGGGY, from the coding sequence ATGAAAAATTTAATTAGATTATTCGCACTTTCATTTTTTGTATTGGTTATCACTTCTTGTAGTGACAACAATTCAAACTCAGGTCCAAGCATAACTACTTTTACTGCTACATTAAATGGCGCAAACGAGGTTCCTGCAAACAATTCAACTGCAAGTGGAACAGCCACGCTTTCTTTTAATAATACGACAAAGATATTTACAATTACAGTTACTCATACTCTTGCAGCGGCAGCAGCTGGGCATATACACATGGGAGCGGCTGGAACTAACGGTTCAGTAGTATTTCCTTTTACTAGTTTAACCTCACCTATCAACTACACAAGTATCGCCTTAACTACAGCACAGGAAGCAGATCTTAAGGCAGACATGTATTATGTTAATATACATAGTTCTACATTTAGCGGTGGAGAAATACGAGGTCAACTGCTTAAGGGCGCTACAACAGGTGGAAGTACTGGCGGAGGCTACTAA
- the rlmH gene encoding 23S rRNA (pseudouridine(1915)-N(3))-methyltransferase RlmH: MNIKLVAIGKTDNKALQTLIDDYTKRLSFYIKFDLDIIPDIKNVKNLSESQQKEKEGELILSKITPTDQLILLDENGKNYSSVGFSEELQKKMNSGVKTLVFVIGGPYGFSETLYAKANGKISLSLMTFSHQMVRLFFIEQLYRGFTILRNEPYHHQ, translated from the coding sequence ATGAACATCAAACTGGTTGCCATTGGTAAAACCGATAACAAAGCTTTACAAACATTAATCGACGATTATACCAAACGTTTGTCTTTTTATATCAAGTTTGATCTGGATATTATTCCTGATATAAAAAACGTAAAAAACTTATCTGAAAGTCAGCAGAAAGAGAAGGAAGGCGAATTAATTTTATCAAAAATCACTCCTACAGACCAACTTATTTTGTTGGACGAAAACGGTAAAAACTATTCCAGCGTCGGCTTTTCTGAAGAATTGCAAAAGAAAATGAACTCAGGCGTTAAAACTTTGGTTTTTGTAATTGGTGGTCCTTACGGATTCTCGGAAACATTATATGCCAAAGCAAACGGCAAAATTTCTCTATCACTTATGACCTTTTCACACCAAATGGTGCGTTTGTTTTTTATTGAACAATTGTATCGTGGATTTACAATTTTGAGGAATGAACCGTATCATCATCAATAG
- a CDS encoding CIA30 family protein produces MKKTLMNPLLIFEFSSKSDLSHWKVVNDAVMGGKSQSKLYLNAEGNGVFEGEVSLENNGGFCAVKFAFAAIALEQSKHISIRLKGDGKEYQFRVKTHRDDSHSYVYHFKTSGDWQTIDIPIMSLYPAFRGRKLEIPNYDGSNLEEIAFLIGNKKRETFELIIETIEVK; encoded by the coding sequence TTGAAAAAAACGCTAATGAATCCGTTATTGATTTTTGAATTTAGTTCCAAAAGTGATCTAAGTCACTGGAAAGTTGTCAATGATGCTGTGATGGGAGGAAAATCACAAAGTAAATTATATCTGAATGCCGAAGGAAATGGCGTATTTGAAGGTGAGGTGTCATTAGAAAATAATGGTGGGTTTTGTGCTGTTAAATTTGCTTTTGCTGCAATTGCTTTAGAACAAAGTAAGCACATTTCTATCCGTCTTAAAGGAGACGGTAAAGAATACCAATTTAGAGTCAAGACCCATCGAGATGATTCCCATTCGTATGTCTATCACTTTAAAACTTCAGGAGACTGGCAAACCATTGACATTCCTATTATGTCGTTATATCCTGCTTTTAGAGGTCGTAAATTAGAAATTCCGAATTATGATGGTTCAAATTTAGAAGAAATTGCATTTTTGATTGGGAATAAAAAACGCGAAACTTTTGAACTGATTATAGAAACCATTGAAGTAAAATAA
- the nadC gene encoding carboxylating nicotinate-nucleotide diphosphorylase gives MISEAQFENELQLIIKNAIREDVGPGDYSSLACIPATASGKAKLLVKEDGIIAGVAFAKMVFAYVDPNLEIEIFIKDGTPVKKGDIILHVSGSSQSILKAERVVLNSMQRMSAIATKTKEYVQLLEGTHTKILDTRKTTPGFRACEKWAVKIGGGENHRFALYDMVMLKDNHNDFAGGITLAIAKTKAYLKENNLDLKIIVEARNLDEIKEILKSEGIFRILIDNFNYEDTKKAVALIGTKCLTESSGNINEKTIRHYAECGVNYISSGALTHSVYNMDLSLKAI, from the coding sequence ATGATTAGCGAAGCACAGTTCGAAAACGAGTTACAATTAATAATAAAAAACGCCATTCGCGAAGATGTTGGTCCGGGAGATTACAGTTCTTTGGCCTGTATTCCTGCAACTGCAAGCGGAAAAGCAAAGTTGCTTGTAAAAGAAGATGGTATTATTGCCGGTGTGGCTTTCGCCAAAATGGTTTTTGCGTACGTCGATCCAAATTTGGAAATCGAAATTTTTATAAAAGATGGAACGCCAGTTAAAAAAGGTGATATTATTTTGCATGTTTCGGGAAGTTCACAATCCATTTTAAAAGCCGAAAGAGTAGTTTTGAATTCGATGCAAAGAATGTCAGCCATTGCAACCAAAACCAAAGAATACGTTCAGTTATTGGAAGGAACCCATACTAAAATTCTCGATACACGCAAAACAACTCCGGGATTCCGTGCATGTGAAAAATGGGCAGTGAAAATTGGCGGAGGCGAAAACCACCGTTTTGCTTTGTATGATATGGTAATGCTCAAGGACAATCACAACGATTTTGCGGGTGGAATTACTTTGGCCATAGCCAAAACTAAAGCCTATCTCAAAGAAAATAATTTGGATTTAAAAATAATTGTCGAAGCCAGAAACCTAGACGAAATAAAAGAAATCCTGAAAAGCGAAGGTATTTTTAGAATCCTGATAGACAATTTCAATTATGAAGATACAAAAAAGGCAGTAGCCTTAATTGGCACCAAATGCTTAACGGAATCCTCAGGGAATATCAATGAAAAAACGATTCGTCATTATGCGGAATGTGGTGTTAATTATATTTCATCAGGTGCTTTGACGCATTCCGTTTACAATATGGACTTAAGTCTAAAAGCGATTTAA
- a CDS encoding YihY/virulence factor BrkB family protein, which translates to MSEEIEIKLEKVPVIRNLVHVLKRIKLSWLQGMSLYDLLELYGLGILESALTYHASAIAFSFFMALFPFALFILNLIPYIPIEGFQSDFLQFVRQGVPPNTYDAIYKIINDILHNSHSGLLSSGFILSIFLMANGLNGILGGFESSRHVLIKRGFIHQYIVALGMSLLLSLLLIVTISTIVVFEVFIQKTVFSDVNQLIVLGRYAFVILMILATTSILFKFGTTHDKNRAFISIGSVFTTILILLDSYGFGIWVIRFSKYNELYGSIGTLLILMFYIWINCMILLLGFELNATVNKLKIKKEG; encoded by the coding sequence ATGTCCGAAGAAATAGAAATAAAACTCGAAAAAGTTCCGGTAATCAGGAATTTAGTTCATGTACTGAAACGGATAAAGCTGTCTTGGCTACAAGGAATGTCTTTATATGACTTATTAGAATTGTACGGATTGGGAATTCTGGAAAGCGCTTTGACTTATCATGCAAGCGCTATTGCCTTTAGTTTTTTTATGGCATTATTTCCTTTTGCACTATTTATACTAAATCTTATTCCATACATTCCTATTGAAGGTTTTCAAAGTGATTTTCTTCAATTTGTAAGACAAGGAGTCCCACCTAATACGTATGATGCCATTTATAAAATCATTAATGATATTCTCCATAACAGTCATTCCGGATTGCTTTCATCAGGATTTATTCTGTCTATTTTCCTTATGGCAAATGGATTGAATGGAATTCTTGGAGGTTTTGAATCCTCCCGCCACGTACTCATCAAAAGGGGATTTATTCATCAATACATAGTCGCATTAGGCATGTCGTTATTGTTGTCATTGCTTTTAATCGTAACTATTTCAACGATAGTAGTTTTCGAGGTATTTATTCAAAAAACAGTTTTTAGCGATGTCAATCAACTGATTGTTTTGGGGAGATATGCATTCGTAATTCTGATGATATTAGCGACCACCTCCATACTTTTTAAGTTTGGCACAACACATGATAAAAACAGGGCATTTATCTCGATAGGTTCAGTATTCACAACTATCTTGATTCTTTTGGATTCCTACGGTTTTGGGATTTGGGTGATACGATTCTCAAAATATAATGAATTATATGGGTCGATTGGTACATTATTAATTCTAATGTTTTACATTTGGATCAACTGTATGATATTACTTCTGGGATTTGAATTAAACGCTACAGTAAATAAATTAAAAATTAAAAAAGAAGGTTAA
- a CDS encoding DUF2147 domain-containing protein: MKNNILIIAALFFTTIFYSQNQTVVGKWKTIDDETGKAKSIVEIYEKSGKIYGKVIEILDVAHKNNVCQDCAGEDKNKPILGLVIIKGLKKDGDEYTNGKILDPKNGKMYKCLMTLESKDKLKVRGFIGFSLFGRTQYWSRVKN; this comes from the coding sequence ATGAAAAACAACATTTTAATTATTGCAGCATTATTTTTTACAACTATTTTTTATAGTCAAAATCAAACCGTTGTTGGAAAATGGAAAACTATTGACGACGAAACCGGTAAAGCAAAATCAATTGTAGAAATTTATGAGAAATCGGGAAAAATCTACGGGAAAGTAATTGAGATTTTAGATGTGGCTCATAAGAATAACGTATGTCAAGATTGTGCCGGAGAGGATAAAAATAAACCAATTCTTGGGTTGGTCATTATAAAAGGATTAAAAAAAGATGGGGATGAATATACTAATGGAAAAATATTAGACCCTAAAAACGGAAAAATGTATAAATGTTTAATGACATTAGAATCAAAAGATAAACTGAAAGTACGTGGTTTTATTGGATTTTCATTATTTGGAAGAACACAATATTGGTCTAGAGTTAAAAACTAG